The sequence below is a genomic window from Schistocerca nitens isolate TAMUIC-IGC-003100 chromosome 4, iqSchNite1.1, whole genome shotgun sequence.
GCTTGTACTAAACGGTTTTCTTGACCTGTTCTGCTTTCCAAAAGAAGGAGAATTTATCATGttataaaattatgaaaaggatagattgctaatcaTCATAGTGTTGAGATGCTGAGcttcagacaggcacaacaaaaagacagctaaacaagtaagctttcggccaaaaggccttcttttgaagaagacatgaaaacaaacaaacaaacacacacacacacacacacacacacacacacacacacacacacacagaaatgcaaCTCGCACCCACATGCTCACTGTCTCTGGCTGCGAGGTCAGCCTGGCTCAACATCTCCCCTACCCAAtgagtctatccttttcatattactgTCACTGTTccttcttggattttccattgtttgattttatcatATTAGAAAGTGAGGTAGATTTCTGCCTTGAAGTAAGATTCAAAATGGAGATTAGCGTCTACTGAAACCATGGTGGGTTGCTCAAGCTTAGGTTGCCAACTACTGCAGTATGTGTGCTGGTTAATCATTGCAGTGTGTTATGTTGaatttggcagtttaattgtgttTCCTTAACTACTACTTACACTTTAAGCATTAGTCTCTGTCAGGAAACTTGGCACTGGTCAGGGGCTGCCTCTGATAAGCAGTCATTGACTAGCAAAAAAAAATCATGCTGTTCAGACTGCTGATGTTGGTCATCACACAACTTACAAACACATACTAAATGGAAATTTCAGCAATAATATAATGAAGTGCACTGGTTACAGCAATGCCCTCTCATTTTAATAAATTCAAGATGTAGGAGAACATGAAAGCAAATTTTAATCTTTGACAGTCAAAGAGTTTTCCTCCTGTAACTGCAGTCATAATGAAGAGAATAAGGGGTGTGTGATGGATCAACATACAGCATAACTCCCATATATAGCATTGCGAATGACAGTATTTGGACTTTAGAACTTGTTCGTAGATTTTTACTGTTCATCCTTTTTCCTTAGCATAGAAAGGAGTCACTTTATTCCAGAAGCCCAAAATTCTCTTTCTGCTTGACTCTGCATTACTTTTACATGTCACTTTTAGTAATTACAGATGGGTTACCAAACAACATAACTTAATTTGGTGTTcactaattaaaatatttattactaaataaAAGCAGCTTTTGTTACCTGTGTATAACTCCTTGTACCTACGATTGTTGCCATCATGAGAATAGTAATTGTATAATCCAACACCTGCTAATCCAAATCCAATCAATGCCATAAACGAAGATCCTATTACTTCTGGTATCTCATTCCATCCCCTCTTAAACAATGCGACCACTGAAAAGAAAGGCTGTTGTGAGTAAAAATTCTCATACTGAGTTATCCATATAGTTTCATTGCACATTTTGAGTTCCAGGTGACAATTTAACCTGTCTACCTACATGGGAAATGGCCAACAAAATGAAACAACTGAAATGTTTCAACACACAATCAGGagctggggaaaaaaaaaagaaaaaacaccatGCAGTATGGATTAGTTAATTTTCTGAACTGGGGCTTCCTTTGTCGGGCAAAATAGAATGAACCAAGATGAAGAGTTAATTAAAAAGGTAACTCAGGACTCTGTCAACCATCAAGGAATGGGAGCGTGCAAGAGGAGAAATGAACATTTGGTTCTGAAAATCAGTGATTTGGAGAAACATTGTGCCTATCACTGGTAAGAAATTAgcacttttatttcttttctgcaaACATTCAACTTAACTCCAGAACATATACTCAATGATCCGTTGGAATGTGATTTGCTGGAAGCTTACTTGAAAAATATAATTCTTTTGGTTCATAATGACCTGTAGAGGGTTCTCTCTGAGAATGTTACACATTACCACTGGCGTATCTTTTCTTTTAAGCAAAATGCGGCTACTTATGTAAGTATTTACAATATCTGCTGGTTAACAAATGATGGTGGTCCACACAGATGAAAGCATGATGCAGATTGCAGTGTTGCTGGTCCAAGCAACCGATGTGAAATGCGCATGGAGGGGCTCTGCAATTGGAGAAAGCACGTATCCTGCAAATAATGTGTCTTGCTTGCTTatgtaaaatatttttgcttatttgCTAAAGATTCAGTAAGTAACACCCTACAATCACGTTTGATGTTCACACTGGCTATGTTGTCTCAGCAAAGTGCTCTGAACACTTCACAACAATCACTGACTGTTTGAGAGTGTGTGATGTCAGGTGCACAGCACAAGCATAAACTTAACTGTTGTCATCTATGCCTCCAACTATGTACAACAATCACCAAACTTCCATGTTGCTTAATTTTGTTCATTCCTACCAAACACTTAACATGTTCATTcttctttgaaacaaaattttcaatgcttATGCAATCAACGGTGTTAACAGTACAGGATGGTGGGCTGCTAGATGTAGTATCAGGAGAGCTTTGTTGAGGTTGGGGTGAACTTTGATCTCATCCAATTTTTACATTGATCTTATTTCATTTTAACTCTTTTCTCCTTACTTGTTTAATCTTTTATGAATATTTATGATTTTATGTGTTTTATTTTCAAACCATCTCCATATGCCATTACCATTGTCAAACCCCACCTTGCATACCTACTACAGCTACCACAACCTTCCAAACGGTACACAGCCAAGTGCCTAAACACATCCACCACCACAGTTTTGAACCTGTCCTCCAAAAGCCCAGTACTGCAGaattatcagtcctttccaaaggcctcaccttttgtccACTCCCAAAATTCTATCATGCTGGGCCTATTAAAGACCTCTCAGTCTCTACATTGGTATCATTTTTTTGTTATCAACCCTAAAAATGAGACTCAACCCAAAACCAACACTGAACCCTACCTCCCTCAATTTACTCCTCCATCTAaccattgtcccccccccccccccacacacacacacaaccattctCTCCTAATCATCCCCTGACGACTTTCCAGAATTTCCTAACCTAAAAAATTGCTACAATTTCATCGTCAAATCCCTCAACATGTAAACTACCCTCATGTTCACACAAAGAACCACAATCCACAACCTAATAGTGATCCCAGCCTCATAATCTCATCTATTAACAAAGTTGCCAGGAATAACCTGGCTGAGAGCCCCTCTGCCAGCAATCGGATACATCCACCAATAAGTCCTGCCACCATGAGCCATGACAGAAGTTCAGGAGATTTCAATTCCCTCCTCTCAAATCTGTAGCTCCATCCCAGGGCTGCTCCCATGAGTATCTCCCTGTCTATAGACTGCCATCTTCTACATGTTTCCTAAAATACATAAACACAAGCACCTAGAATGAACTGTGGCTGGATACTGTGCTCCCAGAGAGAGCATCTCTGCCCTTGTTGAATCAGACCTCCAACCTACTGCCCGTTTTCTACCTACCTACATAAAAGACACTAATCATTTGCTCTACCGACACTCCACAGTCCTTTTACCACCCAGCATCCTGCTCATCACTGTCAATGCTACCTCCCTCTACAACATCCTCAATGTCCAAAACCTGCTGCCATTGAAAATTACCTTGCCCAATGCCAGACTGTctctaaacctccttcctggtcattaTCATGACCAGTAATACCCTTATccaaaattacttctcctttgaaggggcgTCACCTATTAACAAATCTGCAGTATTGCCATGACATCATCATATGCTAACCTATTGATGGGCCATCCAGAGAAATACTTCCCAGCCGCTCATAATTGCAAGCCTCTGACTTGGTTCAGATGCACTGATGAAGTCTTCATGATCTGGTCCAAGAGTGAGGACACCCTATATATAGATTCCTACCATCACGATCTGGACCAAGAGTGAGAATGTCCTGTTCAGGTGGTGGTGgcggttgttgggatgtgtaagggggactaaacagcgaaggtcatcagtcccccattccaaaaacaagcgagacaaagtcgcagagcagataaaaccccaagggggaaggagactgcccccccccccaggtgctaaagaacacaaattaggcaacgaacactacagaaaagaagagtacggacgaacaccagacagaaagaaatagaagagaagaagatggccggagactggttgactgaccacgacaacaaaaaagggaaagagtcaaccatctcacggcacaccagaacagcaacaggcacaaggacaaaagacacagaaagggaaaggtgcaggacctccctaaatcgaaccataaaacggactaccacggataaaatttaaaacgttatcagccatggaggcatcgtcagataaaaccaaagccaaagtgcccgggagattaaaagattgccggagtgtgcgcagtcgaggacactccagcaaaatgtggccgaccgtcagccgggacccacactgacacagggggggatcctcctgacgcaagagatggccgtgcgtcaggtacgtatggccgatgcgcagccgacacaggaccaccgagtccctgcgagaagcccgcagggaggaacgccacacggcggtcgtctccttgacagcccgcagtttattcggggctgtcatgccacgccactcagcagcccacatcccaatcagcttacggcgcaacaccatctgctggtcgcgagccgtaaggccgacctccaaagccggggcgccgatcgcccctttagccagcctgtcgacacgttcgttccccgggatgccaacatgaccgggcgtccaaaccaagaccaccgaacgaccagaacgggcaatggcggaaacagactcctgtatggaggacaccagaggagaggagggatagcagcggtcgatggcctgaaggctgctcagggagtcactgcagatgacgatggacccacctgagcagaaacgcacatgctcaagagcgcgcatgattgccaccagctctgcagtaaaaatactgcagccagccggcaaggagcgttgctcaacatgggcagcgtgagcaaaagcgtaggcagtgcgaccatcaaccagggaaccatccgtgtagacaggctcacagcccggaaatgattcgaggagcgcaagaaaacggcgacggaggaccacaggcggaaccgagtccttaggtccctgtgccaaatccagacggacggacggccgggacaaacaccagggaggcgtaggtgtacggacccggaagggaggcagaagagggaatgaccccaggtctgacagcagggactggacactgacagctatggaaagcccagacctaggtcgccgttcgggcagatggaggaccatagcagggaaaagcaggcgacgattgggatgatctggcgagcaatgaacgtggacagcatagtcgacgagcagacgatggcggcgaatccgcagcgggggaaccccggcctccaccagtagactatccacggggctggtgcgaaaagcgccagtggcaagcctaaccccacagtggtgtacggggtctaacaacttcaacactgagggggacgcagacccataggccaggctcccataatcaagccgggactgcacaagggctctgtacaactgcagcagcgtgcagcgatctgcaccccaagacgtgtggctaaggcagcggagggcgttgaggtgccgccagcatttttgcttcagctgagtaatatgaggaacccatgtgagccgggcatcaaacacgagtcccaagaagcggcaagtgtccaccacctcaagcaggtggccgtcgaggtaaagttcaggatgagggtggaccgtccgacgcctgcagaagtgcataactcgagtcttggctgcagagaactgaaaaccgtgagtcagagcccacgatgctgccttgcgaatggcgacttgcagccggcgttcggcgactcccgtagtcgtggagctaaatgagatgcagaagtcgtcggcatacaaagaaggagacaccgacgaccccactgctgcagccagaccattaatagccaccagaaataaggagacgctcaacactgagccctgcgggaccccattttcctgtatataagaggaactagaggtggcaccgactttcacccggaaagagcggcgcaataaaaagctttgaagaaaagccgggagctgaccacgaagaccccactcatgcaacgtggcgaggatgtgatgcctccatgtggtgtcatacgctttccgcagatcgaaaaagacagcaacgagatgctgacgtcgggcaaaggccatacggacagctgattccagccgcaccaaattgtccactgcagaccggccccgacggaagccaccctgggatggagtgaggagaccgcgcgactcaaggacccaacacaaacgccgccccaccatacgttcgagcaatttgcacaaaacgttggtgagggtaatgggacgatagctgtccaccgccagtgggtccgcaccgggcttcaagatggggacaataacaccctctcgccattgcgacgggaacacaccttcgctccaaatgcgattaaatatcgcgagaatgtgtctctggcagtccctggagagatgcttcagcatctgcgcgtggatgcagtctgggcctggtgctgtatcagggcaatcggcgagagcagcgaggaattccctctcgctgaaaggggcattgtatgtttcagaacgacgcgtgtgaaatgagagcggcgtccgctcggctcgctcctttagagagcgaaaggcggggggataagatgcagtcgcagagctctgagcaaagtgcgcggcaagccgttcagcaatggcggcagcgtccgtgcatacagcgccgtccaaggagatcccagggacaccgaaagtggtctggtgtccataaatccgccgtatccgggaccacaccagcgagggggagacacgggagcccaacgatgagacatactgctcccagcactcctgcttacgccgtgtaatcagacgtcgggcgaaggcacgtagcctcttaaaggcgatgagggtctcgagagacgggtgccgcctatgacgctggagggcccgcctacggtcgcgaatagcctcagcaatctccggcgaccaccagggtacagccttcctccgagggagtccagaagagcgggggatggcagcctcggctgccgaaatgatggacgtggtgaagacacggaccacctcgtcaatgtcaccctgcgggggacactcaacggttgccgcggaagtaaaacgcggccagtcagctctgtggagggcccagcgtggcagacgcccagaagaatgacactggggcagtgacaaatagatgggaaaatggtcactgccacacaggtcaggatgcaccctccagtggagggatgggacaagtccgggggtgcaaagagagagatcgatggcggagaacgagccatgggccacactgaaatgtgtgggagcaccggtgttcaagaggctaaggtcgagctgagccaataaatgctccacggcacgaccgcggccatcggagacagtcccaccccatagagggttgtgggcattgaaatcgcccaacaacatgaaaggtggcggcagttgggttatcagagcagccaggacatgctgcgagacagcaccatccggtggaaggtagatactgcagacggtaatagcctgtggcgtccacacccgtacagcgacagcctctaaaggtgtttggagagggacagactcgctgtgcagagtgtgagcgacatatatgcagacgccaccagacaccctttcataagttgcccggttcttaaaataaccccgatagccacggagggcgggggttcgcattgctggaaaccaagtttcctgcagagcaatgcaaaggaaaggatgaaggctgataagctggcggagctcagctagatggtggaagaaaccgctgcagttccactggaggatggtattagccatggaggggaaaggcgtgaagggactggggaggcagattacgcctccgaggcccctgctgctaccgaGTCACCActtggagaacagccagccagtgcgtccgagggactggcgagatccatgtcctcagcggacgccagaatctccacctcatcctcagacgcagagcttgtaggaagcggtggaatgggtgccaccgcaatatcggtagccttggggagtttcttcttcttctgcttttcgcgctgcgcctttggtggttcaggctgggagggcgtcactgggtcagtctcagggacagacgacgaccgtgtgtcccgatgaccagggaccggcggttgtttgagccacttgcggctgtcggctttggaaccgtTCGGAacgtgtgaagggaggtccccaagggaccccttccgtacgagagtagccgaagaagtcttacgcttctccggctgggaagggggaactgatgtccccgatggttgggggggtgttgctcctgaagtagatggagcaggagcaacagtgggtttagtgccccccaccatcaagggggcaggtgtgggacttcgactctgagagctgccGGGAGCGGAGGGAATTGTagaaggagtgacagttgcggcataagaagttgTCATGCGCAccggatgaagccgatcatatttccgcttcgcctcagtgtacgtcaggcggtcgagagtctttatttccatgatcttccgctccttctgcagaatcggacagtctggcgagcaaggcggatggtgcgcaccgcAGTTCACACAGATCGGAGGCGgcgcacagggatgatcaggatgggaaggtcgaccgcaatcgcgacagacgaggtcggacgcacagcgtgaagacatgtggccgaacttccaacacttgaagcaccgcatcgggggagggatatacggcttgacatcacaacggtacaccatcaccttgaccttctcaggtaacgtgtcaccctcgaaggccaagatgaaggcaccggtggcaacttgacgatccctcggaccccggtggacgcgccggacgaaatggacacctcggcgctccaagttggcgcgcagctcgtcgtcggactgtaaaaggagatccctgtgaaagataatgccctggaccatgttcagactcttatggggcgtgatagtgacagagacatcccccagcttagtacaagcgagcaaggcccgcgactgggcggaggatgccgttttgatcaacaccgatccggaccgcatcttggacaagccctccacctccccaaacttgtcctctaaatgctccacaaagaactgaggcttcacggacataaaagattccccgtcacctctggtacagacgagataccggggcgagtATCTTTCGCTCTCATGCATAGcccttcgttcctcccatggtgtggccagggaggggaacgatttggggtcatacacattagccttgaattgagctttggaacgcttagagactgctgacggctggccgccagcgagagatgatgtaccacgcttcattgcgggtcatccgccctgatgccacctactccgaccaagggccctccccacgggcgccacccagccacagcaaaggccacctggcaggatggccattgccgggagtcccgatgccccagggcgatgggcatctactccttggcatacgtggggagttaacggcgcaggcatcagtagagcgatccctgtgttgtcagggggctacaaccaagagggtacatggcggccccaccacaacgggctggctaccgtgctggatcttaggtgcaaaactgtccaaggtcgtcgtcgcagttaaaagaaacactgcgcagtgcagcgtggtaatcgcccaagagatcgaaaacgagcgggacaccattgcaacgacgagaaagccggctaaaggtctaattgcacgacggatacagtgcaccatgtaaggcgcccttccccaattggctcgctcttcggaataatttagaaacatggaggtcaaacccgagaggggaccatcacataaggccgaaacatttgagactccttttagtcgcctcttacgacaggcaggaataccgcgggcctattcttacccccgaacccgcagggggatgtcctgttcacattcctccagaatctaaACA
It includes:
- the LOC126253149 gene encoding uncharacterized protein LOC126253149 isoform X1, which translates into the protein MNAVLAGQEKRPADIRGMVVALFKRGWNEIPEVIGSSFMALIGFGLAGVGLYNYYSHDGNNRRYKELYTVYRSDDPRAARIRKD
- the LOC126253149 gene encoding uncharacterized protein LOC126253149 isoform X2 — protein: MAAAVQSSRGVVALFKRGWNEIPEVIGSSFMALIGFGLAGVGLYNYYSHDGNNRRYKELYTVYRSDDPRAARIRKD